In the Shewanella sp. OMA3-2 genome, one interval contains:
- a CDS encoding efflux RND transporter permease subunit: MNLTKLALKRPVTTSMFFLAIMLFGMAASRMLPLEMFPGIDIPQIMVQVPYKGSSPAEVERDITKVLEEALATMGGIEELHSDSTQDGAFIQINMKWGETVATKSLEVREKIDSVRHLLPEDVERVMIQQFSTADMPVLTIRISSESELSNAFDLLDKQLRKPLERVEGVSKVTLYGVEQKQIDIRVNANKLVASGISNQQLQSSLSAQNFVINAGTLRSNGTVFQVSPKGEFTSLDDINRLVLIPGITLGDIATVNFALPEKIEGRHLDQKYAVGIDVFKESGANLVEVSDRVMQVIEKTKQDKQFNGIKLFIMEDQAFGVKSSLEDLLLSGLLGALLSFGVLYLFLRNLKMTLVVVSSVPISLCMTLAGMYFFGYSLNILSMMGLLLAVGMLIDNAVVVTESVLQEKQAGHIDDTQQIKANERAVLAGVDKVSLAVLAGTLTTAIVFLPNIFGVKVQLTIFLEHVAIAICISLAASLLVAKTLIPLMLNTFHFDLKTDDKQGKMAAFYQRSLSWVLTRPKRSGVIALLILASTALPLSMVQQDQNDGEGSDRLYINYQLEGRHALRVTEALVSEMEAYLYANKDKFFIDAVYSYYAPHDVQSTIILQKDIPIDTSELKKMIREGFPKFSIATPQFGWGNEQNGIRVTLTGRSTSELINLSNQVVPLLNGIKGLVDVRSEVNSAQQEVIVIIDREMAARLDVKLSEVASSIALALRGTPLRSFRHDPSGELRIELAYDKLWQYSLEQLKQLPVLRQQNRVYTLDSLAQIKIVPRFDSIKHYNRQTALSIGANLDDLTTEEAQQKISLIMDSVNFPYGYGYSLRGGFERQDEDQSIMAVNMILAIVMIYIVMAALFESLLLPTAIITSILFSITGVFWALWFTATPMSVMSMIGILILMGIVVNNGIVLVDQINQMTPALDKLSDTILSVCSTRLRPVLMTVATTVLGLVPLAMGDTQIGGGGPPYSPMAIAIIGGLTFSTVTSLFLVPLCYQGLYRIRHNAAIRLGLADKFARKLLPWTL, from the coding sequence ATGAACCTGACCAAACTAGCGTTAAAACGCCCTGTCACCACTAGCATGTTCTTTTTGGCCATTATGCTATTTGGTATGGCGGCCAGCAGAATGTTGCCATTAGAGATGTTCCCTGGCATCGACATTCCTCAAATAATGGTACAAGTGCCCTATAAAGGCTCAAGTCCAGCTGAAGTCGAACGAGATATCACTAAAGTACTCGAAGAAGCCTTAGCCACCATGGGAGGCATTGAAGAGTTACACTCCGATTCCACCCAGGATGGCGCTTTTATCCAAATAAATATGAAATGGGGGGAAACCGTTGCAACCAAAAGCTTAGAAGTTCGCGAGAAAATTGACTCGGTTAGGCACCTTTTACCCGAAGACGTTGAACGCGTGATGATCCAACAGTTTTCCACGGCCGACATGCCAGTATTAACTATCCGAATATCCAGTGAAAGCGAGCTGTCTAACGCATTCGACTTACTTGATAAGCAACTTAGAAAACCCCTTGAAAGAGTTGAAGGAGTGTCAAAAGTCACTTTATACGGTGTTGAACAAAAGCAAATTGATATTCGCGTTAATGCCAACAAGTTAGTTGCTAGCGGTATCAGTAATCAACAGCTACAAAGCAGCTTATCTGCGCAAAACTTTGTCATTAATGCGGGCACATTAAGAAGCAATGGCACTGTCTTTCAAGTATCGCCTAAAGGTGAGTTTACCAGTTTAGATGACATCAACCGCTTGGTGCTTATTCCAGGGATCACCTTGGGAGACATAGCCACAGTCAACTTTGCCTTACCAGAAAAAATTGAAGGTCGTCATTTAGATCAAAAATACGCCGTAGGCATAGATGTATTTAAAGAATCAGGCGCTAATTTAGTCGAAGTGTCAGATCGTGTTATGCAAGTGATTGAAAAAACCAAGCAAGATAAACAATTTAACGGTATAAAGCTGTTTATCATGGAAGATCAAGCTTTTGGCGTTAAATCATCCTTAGAAGATTTACTGCTATCGGGTTTATTAGGTGCGCTATTATCTTTTGGCGTACTGTATTTATTCTTACGCAATTTAAAGATGACATTAGTGGTTGTCTCTTCGGTGCCAATTTCACTATGCATGACCTTAGCCGGAATGTACTTTTTTGGTTATAGCCTTAATATTTTATCTATGATGGGATTACTACTTGCAGTTGGCATGCTAATTGACAATGCGGTTGTGGTCACTGAAAGTGTATTACAAGAAAAGCAAGCTGGACATATAGATGACACCCAACAAATTAAAGCCAATGAGCGCGCGGTATTAGCAGGGGTCGATAAAGTCTCTCTTGCGGTATTAGCGGGAACACTAACAACGGCCATTGTATTTTTACCGAACATTTTTGGCGTAAAAGTGCAGTTAACTATCTTTCTTGAACATGTGGCCATCGCGATTTGTATTTCACTTGCGGCCTCATTATTAGTGGCCAAAACACTTATCCCGTTAATGTTAAATACCTTCCACTTCGACCTTAAAACCGATGACAAGCAAGGTAAAATGGCGGCTTTTTATCAACGCAGCTTGTCTTGGGTATTAACCAGACCTAAACGCTCGGGTGTTATTGCTCTGCTCATTTTAGCCTCAACGGCCTTACCGCTCAGTATGGTTCAACAGGATCAAAATGATGGTGAAGGCAGTGACCGCCTTTACATTAACTATCAACTAGAGGGACGTCATGCCCTTAGGGTAACCGAAGCGCTGGTCAGTGAAATGGAGGCTTATCTATATGCCAATAAAGATAAATTCTTTATTGATGCCGTTTATAGTTACTATGCCCCCCATGATGTGCAATCGACTATTATTTTACAAAAAGACATTCCAATTGACACATCTGAATTGAAAAAGATGATCAGAGAGGGTTTTCCTAAATTCTCAATTGCCACCCCGCAATTTGGATGGGGCAATGAGCAAAATGGAATACGTGTCACCTTAACGGGCCGCTCAACTTCAGAACTGATTAACTTGAGTAATCAAGTCGTGCCTTTACTTAATGGCATTAAAGGATTAGTAGACGTTCGCTCGGAAGTGAATAGCGCCCAACAAGAAGTGATAGTGATTATTGATAGAGAAATGGCTGCTAGACTCGATGTTAAATTAAGTGAAGTGGCGTCCAGTATTGCATTGGCATTAAGAGGTACGCCTCTGAGATCATTTCGACACGACCCATCAGGGGAACTGCGAATTGAACTGGCCTACGATAAATTATGGCAGTATTCCCTTGAACAGTTAAAGCAGTTACCCGTACTTAGACAACAAAACCGCGTTTATACCCTAGACAGTCTTGCACAAATAAAAATAGTGCCCCGCTTTGATAGCATCAAACATTATAACCGCCAAACAGCATTATCTATTGGTGCCAACCTAGATGATCTCACCACAGAAGAAGCGCAGCAAAAAATCAGCCTCATAATGGATTCGGTTAATTTCCCCTACGGATACGGCTACTCTTTACGAGGAGGCTTTGAGCGTCAAGATGAAGATCAATCTATCATGGCGGTCAATATGATTCTGGCTATCGTAATGATTTATATCGTTATGGCGGCATTATTCGAGTCATTATTACTGCCTACGGCAATTATCACCTCGATACTATTCTCTATTACTGGCGTGTTTTGGGCGCTGTGGTTTACCGCAACGCCTATGTCAGTCATGTCAATGATAGGGATCCTTATCTTAATGGGGATAGTCGTAAATAATGGCATCGTGTTAGTAGACCAAATTAATCAAATGACACCCGCGCTTGATAAATTGTCTGACACCATATTAAGCGTCTGCAGCACTCGTTTACGCCCTGTACTAATGACAGTGGCAACAACAGTGTTAGGTTTAGTGCCATTAGCTATGGGCGATACCCAAATTGGTGGTGGCGGTCCACCTTATTCACCTATGGCAATAGCCATTATTGGTGGGCTAACCTTCTCCACTGTCACCAGTTTGTTTCTTGTGCCACTGTGTTATCAAGGACTTTATAGGATACGCCACAATGCAGCCATTAGATTAGGTCTAGCTGACAAGTTTGCCAGAAAGCTGCTACCTTGGACTCTGTAA
- a CDS encoding MBL fold metallo-hydrolase, producing MPLRAINQQTKRKPITNLLALTVLASMTLTGQSFADDQFKDITITSKQLTDTTFMFTGSGGNIGVSAGTDGILIIDDQFAPLAQKITASLNDIQPGAPKYIVNTHYHGDHTGGNAHFGEKGTILAHHNVLKRLASDKNTAASALPVITFSDSISIHFNQDTLDVIHLGSGHTDGDSVVHWQKANVIHMGDLYFKDRFPFIDLKGGGSVLGYRDNVAIILDRIDDKTQIIPGHGDLANKTELLEFKHMLDNCINWMRSEKTQGNTLAQIKKMGVPKEYKQWSWTFITADKWIETLYNDL from the coding sequence ATGCCGTTAAGAGCTATAAACCAACAAACAAAGCGTAAACCCATTACCAACTTACTTGCATTAACCGTGCTTGCAAGTATGACGCTTACCGGACAAAGCTTTGCCGATGACCAATTTAAAGACATCACTATTACGTCAAAACAGCTTACTGATACCACCTTTATGTTTACTGGCTCAGGTGGCAATATTGGCGTATCGGCCGGCACTGACGGCATATTAATTATTGACGACCAATTTGCCCCGCTGGCGCAAAAAATTACCGCGTCACTGAATGATATTCAGCCAGGTGCGCCTAAATATATCGTCAACACTCACTACCATGGGGATCATACCGGAGGTAATGCTCATTTTGGTGAAAAAGGCACTATTTTAGCCCACCATAATGTATTGAAGCGTTTGGCATCAGATAAAAATACAGCCGCAAGTGCTTTACCTGTGATCACTTTTTCTGACAGTATCTCGATACATTTCAATCAAGATACCTTAGATGTGATCCATTTAGGTTCTGGTCACACTGATGGTGACAGTGTAGTGCATTGGCAAAAGGCTAATGTGATCCATATGGGCGATTTATACTTTAAAGATAGATTTCCTTTTATTGATCTAAAAGGAGGCGGCTCTGTTCTAGGTTATCGCGATAATGTTGCGATAATTTTAGATAGAATAGATGACAAAACTCAGATCATTCCAGGTCATGGCGATTTAGCCAATAAAACTGAATTACTCGAGTTTAAGCATATGTTAGATAATTGTATTAACTGGATGAGATCGGAAAAAACCCAAGGAAACACCTTAGCCCAGATAAAGAAAATGGGTGTACCAAAGGAATATAAACAGTGGAGTTGGACATTTATCACTGCAGATAAATGGATCGAGACGCTTTACAACGACCTATAA